The proteins below are encoded in one region of Akkermansiaceae bacterium:
- a CDS encoding polysaccharide biosynthesis/export family protein, protein MKKILRMMTLLSSILAFATVAASAQEISSRTTLNIAIKGVPATEQQRISGQYVVDGSGFVYLPLLKGGIKASGLSSSSLARKIEDAYRSAEMYENPRITVISTKDEASSEIDRQIVSIGGFVKSPGPKPYMRGMTLFQAVSAAGGETAFGSIKRVELHRNGKKYVYNLQTAAHMRVKVYPGDSINVPQKTAFGN, encoded by the coding sequence ATGAAAAAGATACTACGAATGATGACATTGCTTTCGTCCATCCTGGCGTTTGCGACCGTAGCGGCTAGCGCCCAGGAAATTTCCTCTAGAACAACGCTGAATATCGCGATCAAAGGTGTGCCTGCGACAGAGCAGCAGCGTATTAGTGGACAGTACGTTGTCGATGGTTCGGGTTTTGTTTACTTGCCTCTTCTCAAAGGAGGAATCAAAGCGAGCGGTCTTTCCAGTTCATCCCTGGCTCGTAAAATTGAGGATGCCTATCGCTCTGCAGAAATGTATGAGAATCCACGGATTACGGTGATTTCCACAAAGGACGAGGCCTCCAGTGAAATCGACCGCCAGATCGTCAGCATAGGAGGGTTTGTGAAATCTCCCGGACCCAAGCCATACATGCGGGGCATGACTCTCTTCCAAGCTGTGTCGGCAGCCGGTGGGGAAACGGCGTTTGGCTCAATCAAAAGGGTGGAGCTGCACCGTAATGGAAAAAAATACGTCTATAACCTGCAAACAGCAGCGCACATGAGGGTTAAGGTTTATCCCGGTGACAGCATCAACGTGCCCCAGAAAACTGCCTTCGGTAATTAA
- a CDS encoding IS256 family transposase, with translation MNEQTHPSHNDEIINLLLADGLENSLAKIAELLMNTAMLLERIHHIGADPYERGADGRNGYANGFKPRSFQTAVGKINLQVPQVRDSDTTFRTSLLEKGSRSDRSLKAAIATMYVQGVSTRRVTQVMKELCGFDVSSGQVSKLTSELDAEFKKWRSRPLPEIAYLILDATYYKVRIDGTVRDCATLKAIGVRRDDGKRMILGVSCALSEAEVHWREFLTSLKERGIGIPDMITSDAHTGLRAALKATFNASPWQRCQFHLQHNAQNYITKQHLKSKVAADLRAVFNADSREHAEERLKDFVNTYRKDQPKLAAWAEENIPEGFAVFTLPEAHRKRLRTSNACETLNSQIKRRTRVVGLFPNEDSLLRLVTAVLVEISETWETGKSYLKLN, from the coding sequence ATGAACGAACAGACACATCCTAGCCATAACGACGAGATCATCAACCTCCTTCTCGCCGACGGACTCGAAAACAGCCTCGCAAAGATCGCCGAACTCCTCATGAACACCGCCATGCTGCTTGAACGCATCCACCACATCGGAGCCGATCCCTACGAAAGGGGGGCCGACGGGCGCAACGGCTATGCCAACGGTTTCAAGCCGAGGTCCTTCCAGACTGCCGTAGGCAAAATCAACCTGCAGGTTCCCCAGGTCCGTGACAGTGACACGACATTCCGCACCTCGCTGCTTGAGAAGGGCTCGCGCAGTGACCGCTCACTCAAGGCCGCCATCGCCACCATGTATGTGCAGGGAGTCAGCACCCGCCGCGTCACCCAGGTCATGAAGGAGCTTTGCGGCTTTGACGTTTCATCCGGGCAAGTCTCCAAACTCACCTCCGAGCTGGATGCCGAGTTCAAAAAATGGCGTTCACGCCCGCTCCCCGAGATCGCCTACCTCATTCTCGACGCCACCTACTACAAGGTCCGCATCGACGGCACCGTAAGGGATTGCGCCACCTTGAAAGCCATCGGGGTGAGACGTGACGACGGTAAACGCATGATCCTCGGCGTCTCCTGCGCCCTCTCCGAAGCCGAGGTTCACTGGCGCGAATTTCTGACCAGTCTCAAGGAACGCGGCATTGGCATTCCAGACATGATCACATCCGATGCTCACACCGGTCTCAGGGCAGCCCTCAAAGCCACGTTTAATGCCAGCCCCTGGCAACGCTGCCAGTTCCACCTCCAGCACAACGCCCAGAACTACATCACCAAACAGCACCTCAAAAGCAAGGTCGCGGCAGATCTGCGAGCCGTTTTCAATGCAGACAGTCGGGAGCACGCAGAAGAACGCCTCAAGGACTTCGTCAACACTTATCGCAAAGACCAGCCAAAGCTCGCAGCCTGGGCCGAAGAGAACATTCCTGAAGGTTTTGCCGTGTTTACCTTGCCTGAGGCACATCGCAAGCGCTTGCGCACATCCAATGCCTGCGAAACACTCAACAGCCAGATCAAACGCCGCACTCGGGTCGTCGGACTCTTTCCAAACGAAGACTCGCTACTGCGGCTCGTGACCGCTGTATTGGTCGAAATCTCCGAGACTTGGGAAACAGGAAAATCCTACCTCAAGCTCAACTAA
- a CDS encoding septal ring lytic transglycosylase RlpA family protein, whose amino-acid sequence MTRSYTVRGGHYQPLSVDQALRYREEGIGSWYNESKFMGLKRGNTSLGEKVMPWHISAAHKTLPLPCVVKVTNLANGKKLKMRVNDRGPFIPGRIIDVTPRAAAKLGFKDKGLTRVRVEVVSVGDGKYRRKAKRGWFGR is encoded by the coding sequence ATGACCCGCTCCTACACGGTGCGCGGAGGACATTACCAACCTCTCTCCGTAGACCAGGCTCTTCGATACCGCGAGGAGGGTATAGGCTCGTGGTACAACGAGAGTAAGTTCATGGGCTTGAAACGCGGTAATACATCCTTGGGCGAAAAGGTCATGCCCTGGCACATCTCCGCTGCCCACAAAACCTTGCCGCTCCCCTGCGTCGTCAAGGTGACTAATTTGGCGAATGGCAAAAAACTGAAGATGCGCGTCAACGACCGTGGGCCGTTTATCCCTGGTAGGATTATTGATGTCACTCCACGGGCCGCAGCCAAGCTTGGGTTCAAGGACAAAGGGCTGACCCGGGTCAGGGTAGAGGTGGTCAGTGTGGGGGACGGAAAATACAGACGTAAAGCCAAACGCGGCTGGTTTGGTCGATAA
- a CDS encoding aminotransferase class V-fold PLP-dependent enzyme: MIYLDSNATTRIHPEVLDAMMPFLTDHWHNPSSGYRAAKIVKKALDQAHEQVAALIHAEPEDIVFTGCGTESNNTALSFLASQAGEKKKILTSQIEHSAILRYAEFLEHTDGLAVEKTGVDSDGRLNLRSFENAITAGDVAMVSIMWANNETGVIQPIAEACRMAHDAGIPFHSDAIQAVGKTEVNVNAVPVDFLSISGHKFHAPKGVGALYIRKGLRFEPLLRGGGQERGRRSGTENVASIVGLGKAAELMKNRLDTDAHAGVAALRDHFESRLLSELDGVRVNGSTEHRTANTSHLSFEGCEAAGLLILLDEYGVQCSAGSACMTGKQQPSHVQTAMGIPASQAKSSLRISFSILSTVEEADSAVEAIKKAVNKLRSVQGGPGVGPVQVFTSD, encoded by the coding sequence ATGATCTATCTGGATTCCAATGCCACCACCCGGATTCATCCCGAGGTGCTGGACGCGATGATGCCATTCCTGACCGACCACTGGCATAACCCGTCCAGTGGCTACCGGGCCGCAAAAATCGTGAAAAAAGCCCTCGACCAAGCCCACGAGCAAGTCGCGGCACTCATTCATGCCGAGCCGGAAGACATTGTCTTCACCGGTTGTGGCACGGAATCCAATAACACCGCCCTGTCATTCCTTGCATCTCAGGCGGGGGAAAAAAAGAAAATACTCACCAGCCAAATCGAACACAGCGCCATCTTGAGGTATGCTGAGTTCTTGGAGCATACTGATGGTTTGGCCGTAGAAAAAACAGGGGTCGATTCTGATGGCCGCCTCAATCTCAGGTCGTTTGAAAATGCGATCACTGCTGGTGATGTCGCCATGGTCTCGATCATGTGGGCCAATAACGAAACAGGGGTGATCCAACCCATTGCCGAGGCCTGTAGGATGGCCCATGATGCAGGCATACCGTTTCACAGCGATGCAATTCAGGCTGTTGGCAAAACCGAGGTCAACGTCAATGCTGTCCCGGTCGATTTTCTATCCATTTCCGGTCACAAATTCCACGCGCCCAAGGGCGTGGGTGCCCTTTATATCAGAAAAGGCCTGCGGTTTGAACCACTGCTCCGCGGCGGTGGGCAGGAGCGGGGTAGACGGAGCGGCACAGAAAACGTTGCCTCGATCGTGGGCCTTGGAAAAGCGGCGGAGTTGATGAAAAACCGACTCGATACCGACGCCCACGCCGGCGTCGCTGCGTTGCGTGATCACTTCGAGAGCCGACTGCTCTCGGAGCTCGACGGAGTGCGCGTGAATGGCTCGACCGAGCATCGCACTGCCAATACCAGCCATCTGTCCTTCGAGGGCTGTGAGGCGGCGGGTCTTCTGATTCTGCTCGACGAATACGGGGTGCAATGTTCTGCGGGCAGTGCCTGCATGACAGGTAAACAACAACCATCGCATGTGCAGACGGCCATGGGGATTCCTGCCAGTCAGGCGAAAAGCAGCCTGCGTATTTCCTTTTCCATTCTATCCACGGTGGAGGAGGCGGATAGCGCTGTGGAAGCGATCAAAAAGGCGGTCAACAAGCTACGCAGCGTGCAGGGCGGGCCGGGTGTCGGCCCCGTGCAGGTATTTACCAGCGACTAA
- a CDS encoding homoserine dehydrogenase: MINKIGIGLAGFGTVGTGVWETLNRNSQLIANRSNVEVEIMRIAVRDINKSRSIGAPRDRFTTDWQEVVADPAVDIMVELIGGTTTAFDIVAAALRARKPVVTGNKALLAERGQELFALSSEFNTPIHFEAAVAGGIPIIKTVQDSFVGNRIQSMVGIINGTSNYILERMTDAGLGYEEALGEAQQLGYAEADPTLDVNGWDAAHKAILLATLAYGFTIDPKQVYVRGIEMVRGIDIEFAKRLGFVVKLLSVVREHSDGYIEIRTQPSFIPRSHVLSSVNGVFNAVAVKGDAAGDSLFYGRGAGKDPTASSVVADIVEAALGLGHEGSHRGFLPYQTEGRLVDIEDTKTPYYVRFDVTDEPGVIAKIANALADAEIGISGTHSPVNADNPDADFVDMVFQLHTCRFGLLKKTLKKIEKLSCVNSRPVVFRIENLG; this comes from the coding sequence ATGATCAACAAAATCGGCATAGGACTCGCAGGATTTGGCACCGTTGGCACCGGCGTGTGGGAAACCCTGAATCGCAATTCTCAATTAATCGCCAACCGCAGCAATGTGGAGGTTGAGATCATGCGGATTGCTGTCCGGGACATCAACAAGAGCAGAAGCATCGGTGCCCCGCGTGACCGGTTCACCACCGACTGGCAAGAAGTCGTCGCTGACCCAGCTGTTGACATCATGGTAGAGCTCATTGGCGGGACCACAACTGCGTTTGATATCGTAGCCGCTGCTTTGCGGGCAAGAAAACCCGTTGTGACGGGAAACAAGGCTCTGCTCGCCGAGCGTGGGCAGGAGCTGTTCGCGCTTTCCAGCGAATTCAATACCCCCATCCACTTCGAGGCAGCTGTCGCGGGAGGTATCCCGATTATCAAAACCGTGCAGGACTCCTTCGTCGGTAACCGTATCCAGTCCATGGTCGGGATTATCAATGGGACGTCCAACTATATTCTCGAGCGGATGACGGATGCGGGGCTGGGTTATGAGGAAGCACTTGGCGAAGCGCAGCAACTTGGCTATGCGGAAGCTGACCCGACGCTGGATGTCAACGGGTGGGATGCCGCCCATAAGGCAATTCTGTTAGCAACACTGGCCTATGGATTTACCATTGACCCCAAACAGGTGTATGTCCGTGGTATTGAGATGGTCCGTGGTATTGATATTGAATTTGCCAAGCGTCTTGGCTTTGTTGTGAAACTCCTCAGTGTTGTCCGCGAGCATAGCGATGGTTACATCGAGATCCGCACCCAGCCCTCGTTTATCCCGAGGAGCCACGTGCTTTCCAGTGTCAACGGAGTGTTTAATGCCGTGGCCGTCAAGGGGGACGCCGCTGGCGATTCGCTGTTCTACGGTCGTGGTGCCGGCAAAGATCCCACAGCCTCCTCCGTGGTAGCCGACATCGTGGAAGCTGCCCTTGGCTTGGGGCACGAGGGTAGTCACCGGGGATTCCTCCCCTATCAGACCGAAGGTAGACTGGTGGATATCGAGGACACAAAAACGCCGTACTACGTGCGCTTTGACGTAACCGATGAACCTGGTGTGATCGCCAAAATCGCCAACGCCCTGGCGGACGCGGAGATTGGCATTTCAGGCACGCACTCACCCGTGAATGCGGATAATCCTGATGCGGATTTTGTGGACATGGTATTCCAGCTGCATACCTGCCGTTTTGGTCTGCTCAAAAAGACGTTGAAAAAAATAGAGAAACTCAGTTGCGTGAATTCAAGGCCGGTCGTGTTCCGGATCGAGAACCTGGGGTAG
- a CDS encoding arylsulfatase yields the protein MKTRSIFSVLAIMMVAHSAVQAEVATQPNIVFFFADDLGYGELGCYGQKKIKTPHIDQLAAEGMKFTQFYSGQNVCAPSRCALLTGKHMGHAAIRENSAHLLGSPSRYKDPDMRAAAERFKKYAAEDGFPGQLAMPESETTVAKLLKKQGYATACIGKWGLGHPKDEGSPLRHGFDFFYGYICQRRAHNYYPRQLWKNDQKVDLPGNDRGVLGDTYAADAMESEALDFIKRSHDKPFFLYYATPVPHVALQVPEDEPSLAGYRKAFGEEQPYDGKMGYLPNKTPRATYAAMVTRMDRTMGKMRTLLKELKLDDNTVMIFSSDNGATFNGGYDRAFFEGNGLLRGKKCDLYEGGIRVPAVVKWTGKIKPNTTTDHVTALWDFLPTACEIAGAEPPKGIDGVSFLPTLLGRRQPEHKYLYWESRLTQGQQVIRMGDWKGIRETVMKNGSQTPLKLYHLGKDTSETKDVSAEHPEVVAELEKLMREAHVPNKLFPMGALEKEYQ from the coding sequence ATGAAAACACGCTCCATTTTCTCAGTCTTAGCCATCATGATGGTGGCTCATTCCGCCGTTCAGGCAGAGGTGGCCACTCAACCGAACATCGTCTTCTTTTTCGCCGACGACCTCGGATATGGTGAACTCGGTTGTTATGGGCAGAAAAAAATCAAGACTCCACACATTGATCAACTTGCAGCGGAGGGGATGAAGTTCACCCAGTTTTATTCAGGCCAAAATGTATGTGCGCCCTCACGATGTGCACTACTCACGGGTAAGCACATGGGGCATGCCGCCATCAGGGAAAACTCGGCGCACTTGTTAGGATCGCCATCCCGATATAAGGACCCGGATATGAGGGCTGCCGCCGAGCGCTTCAAAAAGTATGCAGCGGAAGACGGTTTCCCCGGACAGCTCGCCATGCCTGAGTCGGAAACCACCGTCGCCAAACTCCTGAAAAAACAAGGATACGCCACGGCCTGTATCGGGAAATGGGGGCTGGGCCACCCTAAGGATGAGGGTAGCCCGTTACGGCACGGGTTCGATTTTTTCTACGGCTACATCTGCCAAAGGCGCGCCCATAATTATTATCCACGGCAGCTGTGGAAGAATGACCAAAAAGTCGATCTTCCCGGAAATGACCGGGGGGTGTTAGGCGATACCTATGCGGCCGACGCCATGGAGTCGGAGGCCTTGGATTTTATTAAACGCTCCCATGACAAACCCTTTTTCCTCTATTACGCGACACCTGTGCCACACGTCGCCCTGCAGGTTCCCGAGGATGAACCCTCATTGGCTGGCTACCGCAAAGCATTTGGTGAAGAACAACCATACGACGGGAAAATGGGCTATCTTCCTAACAAAACGCCCCGCGCGACCTACGCGGCCATGGTCACCCGCATGGATCGCACCATGGGGAAAATGCGGACTCTGCTCAAGGAACTCAAGCTCGACGACAACACGGTGATGATCTTTTCAAGCGATAATGGGGCGACCTTTAACGGCGGCTACGACCGGGCGTTTTTTGAGGGCAATGGGCTGTTGCGCGGTAAAAAATGCGATCTCTATGAAGGCGGCATCCGTGTGCCTGCTGTGGTCAAATGGACCGGTAAGATCAAGCCGAACACCACCACAGACCACGTCACCGCCCTCTGGGATTTTCTCCCGACCGCTTGTGAAATAGCTGGAGCGGAACCTCCCAAAGGGATCGATGGGGTTTCATTCCTCCCAACTTTGTTAGGTCGTAGGCAGCCAGAACACAAATACCTCTACTGGGAAAGCCGCCTCACCCAAGGGCAGCAGGTTATCCGTATGGGCGACTGGAAAGGTATCCGCGAGACCGTGATGAAAAACGGCAGCCAAACCCCACTCAAACTCTACCATCTGGGAAAGGATACCAGCGAAACCAAAGACGTCTCAGCCGAACATCCCGAGGTGGTGGCTGAGCTTGAAAAACTCATGCGGGAGGCCCATGTGCCCAACAAGCTTTTCCCCATGGGGGCTCTGGAAAAGGAATACCAGTAA
- a CDS encoding type I 3-dehydroquinate dehydratase, with product MIDHNVTIPQSPLVVGSVASLNQLACLQSVELPTLCDILEIRLDGMAAHMEALEIELDRFKDFPLLFTARSAAEGGLADLSAKERGDLLLAMAERATWIDVELASFDEMAQSIHRVRCYEVGLVLSYHNFKETPPEAELQRLVDLSEESDIVKLALQHNSVEDFVRCTRILQGNDHPMSIMGMGDLAPVSRLLYAQHGSLLNYGYLGDKPTAPGQWPAKLLKEAIRALLPIS from the coding sequence ATGATAGATCATAATGTGACCATTCCCCAGAGCCCGCTTGTCGTGGGTTCGGTTGCCAGCTTGAACCAACTCGCCTGCCTCCAGTCGGTGGAGTTGCCAACGCTCTGTGATATCCTTGAAATCCGGCTGGATGGTATGGCGGCGCATATGGAAGCCCTGGAGATAGAGCTCGATCGTTTTAAAGACTTTCCTCTCCTATTCACCGCACGCAGTGCCGCTGAAGGAGGGCTGGCCGATCTCAGTGCCAAGGAGCGTGGCGACTTGCTCCTCGCAATGGCCGAGAGGGCCACCTGGATCGATGTCGAGCTGGCCTCGTTTGACGAGATGGCCCAGTCCATCCACCGTGTCCGGTGTTACGAGGTTGGCCTGGTTCTTTCCTATCATAATTTCAAAGAGACACCGCCAGAGGCTGAATTACAACGTCTGGTCGACCTCAGCGAGGAGTCGGACATCGTGAAGCTGGCTCTCCAGCATAACAGCGTCGAGGACTTTGTCCGTTGCACGCGTATCCTTCAGGGTAACGACCATCCGATGTCGATCATGGGCATGGGGGATCTGGCACCTGTATCCCGCTTGCTCTACGCCCAGCACGGCTCACTGCTGAATTACGGTTACCTGGGTGACAAGCCAACCGCCCCCGGCCAATGGCCGGCCAAACTCCTGAAAGAGGCGATCCGCGCCCTGCTCCCCATCAGCTGA
- a CDS encoding ATP-dependent DNA helicase has protein sequence MIGLAEEGASTGKLVEEMEHMFSKDGGLSASPDFEFRPQQQQMAMAVAAALDDRHVLCVEAGTGVGKSLAYLIPAAKFALETGRKAIISTHTINLQEQLISKDIPLANKILGGGVHAALLKGRGNYVCPLRLRRAMDQLGDLFSTSESEEMKAIWDWAEGTKDGTKSDLDFMPSPKVWAQVCSDGAVCTHRTCGRNGNCFYQKARKEMEAANIVVLNHTLFFSLFALNELADDDLGYLFADDFVIFDEAHTLEHVAATQLGLRQSHAGLKFEVQRLYNPKNRKGLLRALRHAGSMKAAEEALQAADDFYDQIQQVVEFGRYSKEFRVRKPDFVENTLAEPLRKLWMEIEHAADGLEKDSTTKAELMDGARRMREIHAGVRIFLDQEEDDSVYWVEKGGREGDMLSIHSAPVRVADRLRRMMFGRGRTCIMTSATLGTGDDALSYFRQRIGAESAVAVKIGSPFNYKEQMKIYVVKSMPDPASDEYEDALVHWIGRVLKYTEGKAFVLFTSYRLMRNVADAMEEFFFDNDWRLLLQGDGMARHKMIEIFRKDTNSVLFGTDSFWAGVDVPGEALSNVIVTRLPFAVPDHPLVASKLEAIEADGGNAFVEYSVPEAVLKLRQGVGRLIRTAKDSGMVVLLDNRVVTKPYGKTFLNALPDAPIKIVNQPMDDNGR, from the coding sequence ATGATCGGATTAGCAGAAGAAGGAGCCTCAACTGGGAAGTTGGTGGAGGAAATGGAACACATGTTTTCCAAGGACGGTGGGCTATCGGCATCGCCTGACTTCGAATTCCGGCCGCAGCAACAGCAGATGGCGATGGCGGTGGCTGCGGCGTTGGATGACCGGCATGTGCTCTGTGTGGAAGCTGGCACGGGGGTCGGCAAATCGCTTGCCTATCTCATTCCGGCCGCAAAATTCGCCCTGGAGACGGGCAGGAAGGCCATTATCTCCACCCATACCATCAACTTGCAGGAGCAACTGATCAGCAAGGACATCCCGCTGGCTAACAAAATCCTGGGAGGCGGGGTGCACGCCGCCCTGCTCAAGGGTCGGGGAAACTACGTCTGTCCGTTGCGACTGAGGCGGGCGATGGACCAGCTGGGTGACCTGTTCAGCACCAGCGAGTCGGAGGAAATGAAAGCCATCTGGGACTGGGCCGAGGGAACCAAGGATGGCACCAAGAGCGATCTCGATTTCATGCCAAGCCCCAAGGTCTGGGCGCAGGTCTGTAGTGATGGCGCCGTCTGCACCCACCGTACATGCGGGAGAAACGGGAACTGTTTTTATCAAAAGGCACGCAAGGAAATGGAGGCGGCCAACATTGTGGTGCTCAATCACACCTTGTTCTTTTCGCTTTTTGCCCTCAACGAGCTGGCGGATGATGACCTGGGGTATCTTTTTGCCGACGACTTTGTCATTTTCGACGAAGCCCACACGCTTGAGCATGTGGCGGCGACGCAGCTGGGACTCCGGCAGAGCCATGCCGGGCTCAAGTTTGAAGTCCAGCGGCTGTATAACCCCAAAAACCGCAAGGGCCTGTTACGCGCCCTGCGTCATGCAGGGTCGATGAAGGCCGCCGAAGAAGCCCTTCAGGCGGCGGATGATTTTTACGATCAAATCCAGCAAGTGGTCGAGTTTGGTCGATACAGCAAGGAGTTCAGGGTGCGCAAACCTGACTTTGTGGAAAACACGCTGGCCGAACCGCTGCGGAAACTTTGGATGGAAATCGAGCATGCGGCGGATGGGCTGGAAAAAGATTCCACGACCAAGGCCGAGCTGATGGATGGTGCCAGGCGGATGAGGGAAATCCATGCAGGTGTTAGAATTTTCCTCGACCAGGAGGAAGACGACAGCGTTTACTGGGTCGAAAAGGGTGGGCGTGAAGGTGATATGCTCAGCATCCACTCGGCTCCGGTGCGTGTGGCTGACCGACTCAGGAGGATGATGTTTGGCCGGGGCCGGACCTGTATCATGACCAGTGCAACACTGGGGACCGGTGACGATGCGTTAAGTTATTTCAGGCAACGTATCGGTGCAGAAAGTGCGGTCGCCGTCAAGATCGGCAGTCCGTTTAACTACAAGGAGCAGATGAAAATCTATGTGGTCAAATCGATGCCCGATCCAGCGAGTGACGAGTATGAGGATGCGCTGGTCCACTGGATCGGCCGCGTGCTGAAGTACACCGAGGGCAAGGCGTTTGTCTTGTTTACCAGTTACCGTTTGATGCGCAATGTGGCGGATGCCATGGAGGAGTTTTTCTTTGATAACGACTGGCGGCTACTCCTGCAGGGCGATGGCATGGCGCGACACAAGATGATCGAGATTTTCCGCAAGGACACTAACAGCGTATTGTTTGGAACTGACAGCTTCTGGGCCGGAGTGGATGTTCCCGGGGAGGCTCTGTCCAACGTCATTGTCACCCGACTTCCCTTTGCCGTGCCAGACCACCCGTTGGTGGCGTCCAAACTGGAGGCAATAGAAGCGGATGGCGGGAATGCGTTTGTGGAATACTCCGTGCCCGAAGCCGTGCTCAAGTTACGACAAGGAGTAGGTCGACTGATCCGCACAGCCAAGGATAGCGGCATGGTTGTCCTGCTCGATAACCGTGTGGTCACCAAACCCTACGGCAAGACCTTCCTGAACGCCCTGCCTGATGCTCCGATCAAGATTGTTAATCAGCCGATGGATGATAATGGCAGGTAG